The Eubacterium ventriosum genome includes the window AATGAAAGATGGTGAATTTGTTCCAATTAGCAGAAGAAAGTATGGTGAAGTGAAGAAGCAATATACAGATTTTCTTATGAAAAAATTAACGGAAAAGGAGGAAACGTAAATGACCTCTTTTAGAATGTTTGAAATTATATTGTATTCAATGGTTAGTCTTTTGCCATATTTAGGACTGGCGTTGTATCCTTTCGAGGACAAGTTTAGAATGTCCAAAATTAAGTTAAGCGGATGCATTGTTATTCTTACGGTAATTCAAAGTGCTCTTGGAATATATGCAACAATGTGTTCACAGGAACAGAAAGCTTTATTTTCACTGCTAAGCACAGTATGCTACGGTGGATTTTATTTTCTTGCAATAAAAGAGAATGTAGGAAAACTTGTATTTGTTTTATTAATAGTATCTAATTTTGCCAACTTTGTTGTAATGTGTGCAAAGTGTGTGGAAGGTCATATTTTTCCACAGCTTGCAGTTGAAAACAACAAATGGTCTTTTTCTTTATGCACAATGATAGTGCAGCTTATTTTTATTCCACTTTTATTTTTATATTTTAAAAAGTATATAAAAGGGGTGGCTCATATAGAAACGGGAAAAAAGATTTGGAGATTTTTGTGGACAATTCCGGCAACTTTTTATCTGTTCTGGTATCATGGGCTTTATTTTAATACAAAATCATCAATTGAGTTAGCAATGGACCCGGTTAATATGATTTTTACGTTTTTTATTAATCTTGGAGCTGTGGTTGTTTATACGGTTATTGTTAATTCTATGGCTGAATTTCAATATAATCTTAATTTGGAAGAAGAAAAGAAACAGCTTGAAATTGAAAATCTTTGTTTTGAA containing:
- a CDS encoding ATP-binding protein, encoding MTSFRMFEIILYSMVSLLPYLGLALYPFEDKFRMSKIKLSGCIVILTVIQSALGIYATMCSQEQKALFSLLSTVCYGGFYFLAIKENVGKLVFVLLIVSNFANFVVMCAKCVEGHIFPQLAVENNKWSFSLCTMIVQLIFIPLLFLYFKKYIKGVAHIETGKKIWRFLWTIPATFYLFWYHGLYFNTKSSIELAMDPVNMIFTFFINLGAVVVYTVIVNSMAEFQYNLNLEEEKKQLEIENLCFENMKKQMEFTRRARHDLKHHMKAVHTMAENNECKKITEYIETYLEHVSLKKPLVYCTNFTLNALIVYYVQQAEAHKIKLKLNIELPEETNVKEADLTVLFGNLLENAIDACDEVQENKRYINLKIYKPNSDSIVFYIENGFNGSIKKKNQQFLTTKANGNGIGIESVKYVVHKYNGDVNIKTDENKFIVSGVLLQPLDATK